TATATGGTTCATTTCCTTTGAGGCCAACTAGATTAGCAAAAATTTGAGGTATAATATCGTATACATTTATTTTTCCATCTAATTCATAGATCTCTCTAGTAATATCAACTATGGTTTTACTGTGTAAAAAATCACCATGCATGTTTAAAAAATATACTTGTTTGAATCCCCATTGTTCAAGGCATTCTATACAGTCTTTAATAACCGCTTTCATTGTATTAACCTTTACTGTGAATGACCCCACAAATCCCCCAGTCGCAACATTAATTCCCCAATAGTAAGGTGGTGCTATAACAGATTTCATCCCCATATCCTCAAGTAATTTTTTTACGTGTTTTAAAATCGCATACGTAAGATATGTATCAGTACCTAGTGGTAAGTGAGGACCATGTTCCTCAATAACTGCTATAGGAAACAAAACAACTGCTTCCTCCTTAATTAACCTCTCAATTTCAAAATAAGTCATATCAGCCATCGTATCTTCAAAAATAGAATACTTCATATATTAACCTCCAAAATCATTGTCTTATTTAACCTTACCGAGTAGAAATAGGCAATGTCACATAACGCTCTCGGCATTCCCGACGTGTCCGTCCCGCTAGGGCTGGCGCAAGACTTGCTCTTGCCTATTACCTTCCAAATTGCAAGCCTTGTGACATAGGACATGTGGGCGGCCCACATCAAAAACTCGCCCCACCGCCCCTTGCAGGAATGCTCATGTTATGTAAAGTCGCGCGCCTTCGAAGCTCAGAGGCTAACAGGACGTCAGCCCCTTAATTTCTATCCCATATATTTCATAAAATATGAATAATACGTATTATTGATCCATACAAAATATACTTACCTAAAATTAGTATCCTAAATGTTTTCCTACAATAATTACCTTAATTCTCCCTTTGGTAAACTGGCGCTTTATAACAACGAAGTCATTACAAATTCTTTCCACACTTTTACAATCAATGCAATACCCCAAAGTTACACATGGGGTATTTTTATTTAGCCTTTTCGCATCCAGTGGGGCAGCATAGTGTCTTACTCGTTTTTCTGCTTCCTCTAAATTTTTAACTATTTTATTAATACCTGTAACAATAATTACCTGGTCTGGCCCGTAAATCATTGCTGCTACGCGACTTCCATTACCATCAATATTGTAAAGCTCACCTTCCTCTGTTAAAGCGTTTGTACTACACATAAATGTATCCGCGCTGAAGCTTTTCCTGTATATTTCTTTCTTTTCTTCTTTTGTAATACCTTCCTTATGTTTGTCCCAAAAATCATATTTGCCGTTTCGCAAAAAATCAATCACACCTGCCTCAAAGAGAGTCATAGAATCAGCAACTGCAACAGTAGAATTATCAAATACAAATTCTTGTAATTTCTGTATTAATTCTTTTTCATCTGCTACAAAAAAACCCGAGATATTATGCTTTTCAAGGTTGGAAATTGTTCTTTCAACTTGTTTTTGAATATACCATGAAATACTTTTATCCATATAAAAATCTGACCTCCTACTAAATATTACTACATATTATCATACTTGTATGGACCAATCTCCCTAGAGTCAAGCCCTATAAAATTTTGCCGCAGGAAGCGGCGGACTTGCGCGCGATTTTATAGTCACGGTAGACACGCCGGTTACCCGACGCACCCCGCCCAGATCCCGGCGTGCGGAACTACCGCACCGGGCTCTTCAGAAATATTCAGTTCCGTAATCCGGCAATTTAATATTGTAATTCTAACTAGTTATTTGGGCTCTCTAAAATCTTTGGTTTTAATATCCCATACCATTTCATCAGTCTAGTGAATTCGCTCCAGTTGAAACTCTTTCTCTGACTTCGTCTATTTAGCCACTTATATAAGATTTCCATAGCGATGGTATAGAATTTCCATAGACTTTTGTAGTTCCCAATCAATCCGTAGTAATTGTAATATCCTCTAAATTTCTGATTCAGCATATCAGTTATTTTCCTCATTCTGTTATCTCTATTTTCCTTGCACCATACTTTGAAATTCAGTAAAGATGATCTTAATTTCTTCTTAGAAGTACTTCTCTTGATGATATCTTTTCCCTTGCGGGACACCCCCACCGAAACTCAAACCCTAGAAAATCAAAATGAGTATTTTCTTCCTTGCGAAATCTCGAAAATCTGATAATATTGGTCTTTTCCTTAGATAATTCCAATCCAAACTTGCCTAATCTATATCCTAGTGTTTCATAGAACTTTTCTGCATCCTTCTTATATCGAAAGGCGCATACAAAGTCATCAGCATATCTACATAAGTAAGCCTCACCTTTACACCTGGGCTTAACGATTTTCTCAAACCAAAGATCTAAAGCAAAGTGTAAATATATATTCGCTAGAATCGGACTAATGATACCACCTTGAGGTGTTCCAATAGCTGGATGTATCACTAAATGACTGCCGTCGATCACTCCTGCCTTTAGCCATTTTGTAATCAATCTGATAAGAGCACTGTCATGAACTCTTTCTTCAATCATTTTGATCAACCATTCATGATTGATATTGTCGAAGAATCCTTTGATATCAGCTTCTACTATATAGCTATACTTATTAAACTGTAGCTCTTTAGTTAGATCTTTGATCGCTTGTTGAGCTCCTATGTTAGGGCGATACCCATAACTACAATTGAGGAAATCCTCTTCATAGATCGCTTCTAATATCTGGGCAACAGCCCTCTGAACTAGTTTATCTGATATTGTTGGAATACCAAGTGGACGCGTTTTATCATTTCCCTTCGGGATATTAACTCTACGAACCAGTTTTGCCCGATATCTTTTATCCTTCAGACTACTTGTGATTTCTTGAATATTTTCTCTTAGATTTAGCTTGAATTCCTTAGCTGTTATCTTATCGATTCCTGCTGAGGCATTTTTATTTATTTTCCTCCACGCTTCTATCAGAGTCTCTTCGTTTAGTAGCCTGTAGAGATTTTGAAATCGGTGATTTTTATTTTGTTTTGCCTTCTGCCTTATTCCTCGCAGTGAGGTTTGCATTAGTTTGTCCAGCCCGACATGTCCGGCTAATGTTTCCTTTGCGAAGTACATATTTCTGTCAACCCCTTCCCCATGTAGTTGGCTCTCCCAACCTCAAAGTACTATGAGTTGATCCGAATCCTGTAGCGTCATAGACCGTCCTATTTTTCGGTTGGATGGGTCTACCAGCTGGTTGCTGGAACCTACAGGTCCTCCCAAGTTCCTGACATTTCTCTTCATACATGCCACGTTCTCTGATCCCGACAGACCCTTAAGAATCTCACCATTAAACGATTCTCTTGTATTGACTTCCGTGACGTTAAACACGTCGTCATCTGCATTTTGTCTATTTCTAGACCCACAGTTTACGAGGCTGAATATGCTTCAGGGATTACGGTCTCCCCTATGGCCTATATAATTCTCTGTGTACGCTTCACCTTTGCTGTCGCCAGCATCGGCGCAACACTCGATACAGGTGGCTGGTTAGACCTTACCTGACAGGGACTTGCACCCTATAAGAAATACCAAGCTTTGCTTGGCGCACTAACGTCTCGTATTTGCAACGTCCCTGAACCGGACCCTAAAGGAATACTCCCTGACGGAGCTTCGCTCCCAGTGAAGGGATGTGGTGCTCTGACCTTTCTCGTGACACGTGCTACCAGCACCTTTATGCAAATGCTTTGTTAGATGATGTTATTTTTGTTTCATTTCCATTTTTTCATCATTTTGCCATTAATGATTAAAAAATAAAAGAGTTCTCAATTACTACAACTCTTTTGATGTAACAGAAGATCTTTTAAATCAACTATATAACCTCCAGATATTAATATATCTAAACCCAATAGTCCATTTATATCTTCATATTGAAATGATGTAAAGTCTAATTTATAATGCTTCAATCTATAACTTCCTGTATTTACCTCATCAACTTTCTTCGAAAAAGCATGTTCTTTTCCTCCGATGCCATAAGAAACGACTAACTCGTCTTCAGCAGCCACCTTTATGCCAATATCATCCACACATTCCTGAGAAAGCAAAGTCTCCGATGCACCAGTATCAATAACAATATTATTAATTTTCTTCTTTTGTCCCTTATAGACAACTTCAATAGTCGTGAAAAGCAGTCCATTTCTATACTCAATTTTCATATTAATATGCTCTCCTCAAACCTATTCTTGTCCTAATTTTGAGTTTTACTTTATCTTTTGAGGTATGATAAACAAGAATATTATCTTTAGCATTTAACAATTCTCTAGTAGCGTTTTCTTCTTCTACAGGACCAATCAAAGCAATTTCATCAACATACTCAATATCAGCTTCAATATGAGATTTTAAAATTTGAAATTTAACAAATTGATTTGGATATAACTCTTTAACTTCTTGCCACTTCATAATTATCCCTCCATTCCTTGTAGAAACTAGCTTATATATTAATTATATCATAATGTTTAACATTATTAAAAAAGCTACAAAACACTACCCTAGCTTTTTTATTATGGAAAAATAATGTCATCTAACGGTTTGTTTCTCCGACGTCCGCCAACCTTAGATAACTCCTATCTTAGGTTGGCGGATGTGGGCAGGATGACCTCATGCTCTCACTCCAGAGACCTTCTTCATGCTGTGCCCCTTGTGGAGAAGTATTGTTAGCTGTAGTCGGACGCCCCACAGAGCCAGATTGCCCCACGGATGGGGCACCCCCAGACAAATTCTTACTACCTATGCCACTACAGCCATTTGACAAACCCTGTTTTATCCTCGCTATTATATCCGACCTGTTTGTAAAAGTTTAACGTACTCTCTTTCTTGGAACCTGTCATCAACATCATCTTATAACAGTTTTCTTTTATAGCAAGCTTTTTTGCATAATTCAAAATAGCTGTTGCATACCCTTTTCCTCGACATTTTTCATCTGTTATAACATTTTCAATAAGAGCATAGGGCTGTTGGCTATGGGTCAGATTAGGAATGATCACTACAACACAGGAGGAAACTATTCTTTCATTCACACATCCTACAAGAATATGATGATTCCTATCTTCCAGTATCTTTCTCCACAGTTCTTCTATTTCATAATTAACTACAGGCATCGGATTATTATGTAATTGTGTATACAACTCCAGTAATCCGTTCAAATCATCTTTTTGAATTTGTCTTATTTCTAGCATTGTACACCCCCATTGAATAAACTTCGATATGTTATCAATGAAATCTTCAAAGGCTTTTCTTAAAAAGTAATACTCCAGCGCCCTGCTTACTAAATCGGCGCATGAATGCGCCGGCCTTTGCGTCCGATTTCATCGTCACGGTAGACACGCCGGTTACCCGACGTACCCCGCACAGATCCCGGCGTGCGAAACTACCGCACCGGGCTCTTCAGGAATATTCAGTTCCGTAATCCGGCAATTTAATATTGAAATTCTAACTGGTGGTCACTACTCTCTACAATCTTTGGTTTTAATACTCCATACCATTTCATTAGTCTAGTGAATTCACTCCAATTGAAGCTTTTTCTCTGACTTCGTCTGTTTAACCACTTGTATAATGTCTCAATGGCTATGGTATAGAATTTCCATAGACTTTCGTAGTTGCCAATCAATCCATAATAGTTAAAATATCCCCTTAGCTTTTTATTTAGCATCTCGGTTATTTTCCTCAGTCGATTATTTCTATTTTCCTTGCACCATTCTTTAAAATTCTGCAATGATGCTCTTAGTTTCTTCTTTGAAGTGCATCTCTTGATAATGTCTTTTCCCTTTAGAGATACCCCCCATCGAAACTCGAATCCAAGAAAATCAAAATGGGTATTCTCTACCTTCCGAAACCTTGAAAAGCTAATTATGTTGGTCTTTTCCTCAGCTAGTTCTAGCTCAAATTTTCTTAGTCTTTTTCCCAGCGCTTTGTAGAATCTATCTGCATCTTTCTTATATCGAAAGGCGCATACAAAGTCATCAGCGTACCTGCATAGGTAGGCTTCACCTTCACACCTTCTTTTCACACCTTTTTCAAACCAAAGATCTAAGGCGTAGTGTAGATATATGTTGGCTAAAATTGGACTTATGATCCCACCTTGGGGTGTCCCTGTAGCTGGATGTATCACTAAATGATTAGCATCAAGTATTCCTGCTTTTAACCATTTTCTGATTAAACCAACAAGAGCACTATCATCTACTCTCTCTTCAATCATCCTGATTAGCCACTCGTGGTTGATGTTATTGAAGAATCCTTTGATATCAGCTTCTACTATATAACTATACTTGTTGAACTGTAACTCTTTCGTTAGGTCTTTGATTCCCTTATGAGCCCCTATTTTTGGACGATACCCATAGCTACAATCTAGAAAATCTTCTTCATAGATTACTTCTAGTATCTTGGCTACCGCTCTTTGAACTAGTTTGTCTGATAATGCCGGAATACCAAGTGGACGACTTTCATTCTTTCCCTTTGGAATATTAACTCTACGGACCAGTTTTGTCCGATATCTTTTCTCTTTTAGGTTACTGACGATTTCTTTGATGTTTGCTCTTAGATTCAACTTGAATTCTTTGGCTGTAATTTCATCTACTCCAGCCGATGCTTTCTTATTTAATTCCTTCCAAGCTTCCATCAAAGTATCTTCGTTTAGTAGTTGATAGAGATTTTGAAATCGGTGTTTTTCATTTTCTTTTGCCTTCTGCCTTATTCCACGCAGTGAGGTTTGCATTAGTTTGTCCAGCCCGACATGTCCGGCTAATGTTTCCTTTGCGAAGTACATATCCCTGTCAACTCCTTCCCCATGTAGTTGGTTCTCCCAACCTCAGAGTACTATGGGTTGATCCGAACCCTGTAGTATCATCGACCGTCCTATTTTTCGGTTGGATAGGTCTACCAGTTTTTCACTGGAACCTACAGATCCTCCCAAGTTCCTGACATTTCTCTTCATACATGCCACGTTCTAGGACCCCGACAGATCCTTCAGAATCTCACCTGTAACGATTCTATTGTATTGACTTCCGTGACGTTAAACACGTCGTCATCTGCACTTTTCCTATTTCTAGGTATACGATTTACGGGGCTCAATATTCTTCAGGGATTACGGTCTCCCTTATGGCCTATATGATTCTCTGTGTACGCTTCACCTTTGCTGTCACCAGCATCGGCGCAACACTCGATACAGGTGGTTGGTTAGACCTTACCTGACAGGGACTTTCACCTTGTAAGAAATGCCAAGCTTTGCTTGGCGCACTAACGGTCTCGCATTTGCGACGTCCCTGAATCGGACCAATAGGAATACCCCTTGGCGGAGCTTGGCTCCCGGTGAAGGGATGGGGTGCGCTGACTTTTCCCTTAACACGTGCTTCCAGCACCTTTATGCAAATGTATTGTTATAGGTAGTGATGACGCTTTTTACTTCTATAATCCTTCGTATAGAAAAGACGATGCTACTTAAAGATTAATTTAAATTCCTTCATATTATAAAAAATGTAACATTTGAACCACCGAAAATAATGCTCATAACAAGTATCAGTCAATTTTGGGAATTTTATTTACCTCTACAATAGATGTGCTTGTAGTATCACTATGCCATGTGATGTGTTTAATATACAGTTTATATAGTTCATCAGATGTAGCGATAACTGTATGGTTTGTAAGCATGATAGCAAATTTTGTCATGCTATCATTGATTAGCAGGTAAGGAACAAGCTCCATATCTTCTGCCAATTTAAAGACACCTTTGTAAAAATATATTATATATTGTGTGTTGTCTTCACCATTCCATGTAATAGATGTTTGTAAATCACTTCTATCCGTTTTTTCTGCATATGGAATTAAAAATTCTCCAATAAATCTTTCTTTTTTTCTAAATAGATAGTTACTCTTTTCACCATTCATCACCAGCGTCGTCTGACCAACTGCAACACCGTTCTCATAGATATTAGCAGTTATCTGCTGATTTATATTTTTATTAAATGGGATTTTATCAATAATCCATATACTTATCACCAACAGAATGGCAATAACAATAATAGTTTTTAACTTCTGTTTCATCTTACACCCTCCTTCCGTAAAATATAAAGAATCTTTGTCCACATAACAAATCAAGTTTACCACAAATAAATTTATATAATCTATTATCTATCTTCAAAACACTTCTTTTTTATTAAACAAGACCTAAAAAACAGCCCCGATATCATCATTGCCTATAACGATTAGATTTCCGACCCAAAGTTCGTTTTTTATTCCAAAGTAGAAGGATTTGCGAACCATGGTTCGGGAACATCTGCTTATAGTTGTATATTCTATCTCGTTAATAATCTGTCCAACGGACTCTTTATTTTACTTATATTTGCTTCAGTTACATATGTATATATTTCTGTAGTTTTAGAGCTTGAATGTCCTAAAAGTTCTTGAATATATCTAAGGTCAGTTCCTTGCTCTAAAAGATGTGTAGCAAAAGAATGTCTTAAACTATGTACTGAAACATTCTTGTTTATTTTAGCTTTCTTACACGCATTTGCAAATATTTTCTGGACGGAGCGCTCTGTTAGAAAGCTATTATCTTTTCCCCCTGGGAATAACCAATTCTCAGGTCTTTCTATCCTAGCATATTTTCTTAGCATATCTAACGCAACTTCAGAAAGAATAGTATATCTATCTTTTCTACCCTTTCCTTGTCTTATATGTATTAGCATTCTATCACTATCAATATCATCTACCTTTAGTCTTACTACTTCACCGACTCTAAGACCTGCTGAATAAGTTAAGAACAATATTGATTTATGCTTAGTGTTGCTAACAGAGTCCAATATAGATATTACTTCTTTTTGACTTAGAATATTTGGTAGCTTTTTTTCTCTTTTAGGACGAGGTAAGTCATATAATACTTTTCCTTTTTTTAGTACATACTCGTAATAGATTTTTATTGCACTTAATGCCTGATTCACAAAAGTATGCGAGTTTTGCTGTTCATTAAATAAATAATACATGTACTTTTCAACACCCTCTTTCTCCAATACTTTAGTATTATTATTAAATGTAAGAAAGCGTCGTATATGCCCTTTATATGCCTTTTTAGTTTTTGAGCTATACCCTATAAGTGTTAACTGCTTTTCTAGCTGACTTAATGTCGAATTTATATCAAGTAAGTTACTATCATTATTGTTTTTAATAAATGGATTTAATGATTTGTCCCAGCTTACATTGTCATTTACAAAAACTCTTATTAGACTATTTATGCTTTTAACATTATTAGGAACTACCCAGCATTTTTTATGTGGCTGCCACCGCCTTCCTTCAACCTTCTTAATCTTTTTTACCAATTCATCATTATACTCAAATGATACGTGAATTTCTCTATCATTTATTCTTTTAATTTTTATCCCATATACCCTCCTCTTTCCTAAAAGACTTCTTTAAAGATAAATTTAATCTACTCCTATAATTCTACAAAACCTATATAAATCCTTTTGTTTTTTTACAAATAATGTCAATTTTTCCATTGAAATCTAGGCAAGAAAAAAGCAGAGAGTTTAGTTCTCGACTTTTTGTTGTAGCAATATATAGTATATAAATTAGCTGTCGTCTATTAAGCCCTAAACCTATTTTGAAAGATTTATTGAATAAACCTGTCCCTTTCAATAATTAGTATAAATAGGCGTTTCACAAACGCCTAAAATTAAAATAAAAGAAAGGAGGTCTTGTATGAGAATTGCTGGAATATCTAATTTCTATGTTTCTACAATAAACAATCGCTTGGATTTAAGAAATGTTAAGCGTGCTAAACTAGAAGTAAATATACCCGAACCACATCACAAAAATGTTTATACCTATGTAAGTGGGTTTGAAACATACTCTAATAAATCAATGAGTAACTTTCTCACAACATTTAGAAATATTGAGGCAAAGGGATCTGAGTGGCAGTGTGATACAATAGCACTACCTACAGGTGAAACATTTCAACTTAAGCAACTTAAGCAATTTAAGTATGATAATTCGGAAAATTTACGCAAAATTAATGTAGTTAATTTAATTGATATCCAAATATAATAATAAGCGTAACCGCCAAAGAGAATTGACGTATAGCAATAAAATATAATAGTTGATATAAAAAATAATATAATGTATATGCTAAGCAATTTACTAGGATTAATGGTTGGTATAATTTCATAGTTCGGGAAGACAAAATATATTATATCATCTGCCAATAATGCACAGATTCCAATGATTTCTTTCCCATGCTTTCTAATAAATGTAACCCTTGAATACTTAGCTTTATGCTCTAAGTATTTTAATTTAACTACACCAGTATTTTAAAAAAATAATTATTTCTTTCATCAAAGTCTCCCTTTTCTCTATGCTTAAAAACTAACCAAATAGTACTAATTCACACCGTACTCTCTCTCTATTGTTTATAACATCATTAGCATGAACTAACTACTAGCCGAATCTGGAACTAGTTGTGAATTAATTATAATAATGCCAGATTAAATAAAGTCATACTTATCTTCATCATGATTTCTAATTTTGCTCTCCAATAATCTCCAGTTCCCTTTCTATTGTCTGATGCATTAGATAATGTTCACCTTTAACAATCCTAAAGAAAAATTAACTTCAACCTTTTTTTCGAAACTTTCCAACAAACCTCCCTCCACTGAATCATGGGTTTAGATGAAGCACTTCTTGATTAGGAAAATTAAAGCTTTCTAAGCTCATTTGTAAAGGCCTCTACATCATATTCATTATCAAGAAATAAAATTGATTTTGAGGCTGTATCTTGCATTTCAGTATGAAGGATATACTGAAAATCCAAATCACTTTTTTCATTTGTTGCCTCGGATATATTATCTTCTGCCTTTTTTGCTTGTGTCAAAAACTCCTCTATTGCTTCCTTAGTAATTTCTTTATATTTCTTTTTGAATACAATTTTTTCCCTCAAAATATAAAAAAGTTTGTAACCATTTTCTATCTTCTCACCCATCAAAATTTTTTGAAGGTTCAACTTCTCGCTTTTTTTAATACTGACATCATATAGATAGTTTATATGATATAGTAGATCTTTATAAATTGAGGCTGTTTCAAATTGAAATTCTGAAGCAGCCAATTTCATCTTATTTTCGATTTCAGATAAAAACTGTAGCATACATTCTTGCTTTAACAATATTTTTGTTAGACACTGCTTATTTTCCTCAAATGTATCCTTCTCCACAGCTTCAGGCAATATTTTGTAGGTAAACCTATAGGTATTACCATGTTTTGATAGAGGATATATATTTTGAAATAATTTCTCCAAATTCAAAAGAATCTTTTTATTTCTATAGGGCCCAAAACAATCTGTGTTTTCTCTTTCGCTGATGACTTTTACAGGTTTAAGTTTATTGTAGTTTTCTATTTTCAAATACCTATAATTTTGGTCATTTTTGAACTGTGAATTGTATATGGGCTTTAACTTTTTGATAAGGGCACATTCTAGCATCTGCGCCTCTAGATGTGTATCTGTAACAATATAATCTATATCATGGATATGAAACACCATTCTTTCAATCTTATTCGACTTTTC
The sequence above is drawn from the Clostridium formicaceticum genome and encodes:
- a CDS encoding creatininase family protein yields the protein MKYSIFEDTMADMTYFEIERLIKEEAVVLFPIAVIEEHGPHLPLGTDTYLTYAILKHVKKLLEDMGMKSVIAPPYYWGINVATGGFVGSFTVKVNTMKAVIKDCIECLEQWGFKQVYFLNMHGDFLHSKTIVDITREIYELDGKINVYDIIPQIFANLVGLKGNEPYILVQKDEEDRNRQPQQYVDIHAGGFETSLMLVEFDELVDDMKARELQSSKTTFELLRKWQRGGEEAKEVTPMGYCGDPSNISIEDARKFILEFANITAELIKGTKIQ
- a CDS encoding lactate utilization protein; amino-acid sequence: MDKSISWYIQKQVERTISNLEKHNISGFFVADEKELIQKLQEFVFDNSTVAVADSMTLFEAGVIDFLRNGKYDFWDKHKEGITKEEKKEIYRKSFSADTFMCSTNALTEEGELYNIDGNGSRVAAMIYGPDQVIIVTGINKIVKNLEEAEKRVRHYAAPLDAKRLNKNTPCVTLGYCIDCKSVERICNDFVVIKRQFTKGRIKVIIVGKHLGY
- a CDS encoding group II intron maturase-specific domain-containing protein, which codes for MRKITDMLNQKFRGYYNYYGLIGNYKSLWKFYTIAMEILYKWLNRRSQRKSFNWSEFTRLMKWYGILKPKILESPNN
- the ltrA gene encoding group II intron reverse transcriptase/maturase, producing MYFAKETLAGHVGLDKLMQTSLRGIRQKAKQNKNHRFQNLYRLLNEETLIEAWRKINKNASAGIDKITAKEFKLNLRENIQEITSSLKDKRYRAKLVRRVNIPKGNDKTRPLGIPTISDKLVQRAVAQILEAIYEEDFLNCSYGYRPNIGAQQAIKDLTKELQFNKYSYIVEADIKGFFDNINHEWLIKMIEERVHDSALIRLITKWLKAGVIDGSHLVIHPAIGTPQGGIISPILANIYLHFALDLWFEKIVKPRCKGEAYLCRYADDFVCAFRYKKDAEKFYETLGYRLGKFGLELSKEKTNIIRFSRFRKEENTHFDFLGFEFRWGCPAREKISSREVLLRRN
- a CDS encoding retropepsin-like aspartic protease — encoded protein: MKIEYRNGLLFTTIEVVYKGQKKKINNIVIDTGASETLLSQECVDDIGIKVAAEDELVVSYGIGGKEHAFSKKVDEVNTGSYRLKHYKLDFTSFQYEDINGLLGLDILISGGYIVDLKDLLLHQKSCSN
- a CDS encoding GNAT family N-acetyltransferase: MLEIRQIQKDDLNGLLELYTQLHNNPMPVVNYEIEELWRKILEDRNHHILVGCVNERIVSSCVVVIIPNLTHSQQPYALIENVITDEKCRGKGYATAILNYAKKLAIKENCYKMMLMTGSKKESTLNFYKQVGYNSEDKTGFVKWL
- the ltrA gene encoding group II intron reverse transcriptase/maturase — translated: MYFAKETLAGHVGLDKLMQTSLRGIRQKAKENEKHRFQNLYQLLNEDTLMEAWKELNKKASAGVDEITAKEFKLNLRANIKEIVSNLKEKRYRTKLVRRVNIPKGKNESRPLGIPALSDKLVQRAVAKILEVIYEEDFLDCSYGYRPKIGAHKGIKDLTKELQFNKYSYIVEADIKGFFNNINHEWLIRMIEERVDDSALVGLIRKWLKAGILDANHLVIHPATGTPQGGIISPILANIYLHYALDLWFEKGVKRRCEGEAYLCRYADDFVCAFRYKKDADRFYKALGKRLRKFELELAEEKTNIISFSRFRKVENTHFDFLGFEFRWGVSLKGKDIIKRCTSKKKLRASLQNFKEWCKENRNNRLRKITEMLNKKLRGYFNYYGLIGNYESLWKFYTIAIETLYKWLNRRSQRKSFNWSEFTRLMKWYGVLKPKIVESSDHQLEFQY
- the xerA gene encoding site-specific tyrosine recombinase/integron integrase, whose product is MVKKIKKVEGRRWQPHKKCWVVPNNVKSINSLIRVFVNDNVSWDKSLNPFIKNNNDSNLLDINSTLSQLEKQLTLIGYSSKTKKAYKGHIRRFLTFNNNTKVLEKEGVEKYMYYLFNEQQNSHTFVNQALSAIKIYYEYVLKKGKVLYDLPRPKREKKLPNILSQKEVISILDSVSNTKHKSILFLTYSAGLRVGEVVRLKVDDIDSDRMLIHIRQGKGRKDRYTILSEVALDMLRKYARIERPENWLFPGGKDNSFLTERSVQKIFANACKKAKINKNVSVHSLRHSFATHLLEQGTDLRYIQELLGHSSSKTTEIYTYVTEANISKIKSPLDRLLTR
- a CDS encoding GIY-YIG nuclease family protein produces the protein MEAKMLEQVQEVISLSGIPKHLAEKIKAIPAKPGIYQMKDIYGNIMYIGKSKTLKSRVKSYFSTQEKSNKIERMVFHIHDIDYIVTDTHLEAQMLECALIKKLKPIYNSQFKNDQNYRYLKIENYNKLKPVKVISERENTDCFGPYRNKKILLNLEKLFQNIYPLSKHGNTYRFTYKILPEAVEKDTFEENKQCLTKILLKQECMLQFLSEIENKMKLAASEFQFETASIYKDLLYHINYLYDVSIKKSEKLNLQKILMGEKIENGYKLFYILREKIVFKKKYKEITKEAIEEFLTQAKKAEDNISEATNEKSDLDFQYILHTEMQDTASKSILFLDNEYDVEAFTNELRKL